GATCTACCATGGATTCCACCTCACAAGAGGAGAGGAATTCACCATGACATGCCCCAACAGCACCACCCTCGGTTCAAGACCGTTCAGCCATTTGCAGCACCCGCTTGAGGCGATTCGCCAATTCACGCCCAACTGGTTCGCCGCAACCATGGGCACGGGCGTGCTGGCATTGGCGCTGGCGCAATTGCCCGTCGCCATACCCGGACTGAAGGCGGTGGCCGAAGGTCTCTGGCTGCTCAATATCTGCTTGTTCGTATTATTCACCGCCGCGTACACGGCACGCTGGGTGCTGTTCTTCGATGAGGCTCGGCGGATCTTCGGTCACTCCACGGTCTCGATGTTCTTCGGCACCATCCCCATGGGGTTGGCGACCATCATCAATGGCTTCCTGGTGTTCGGCTTGCCGCGCTGGGGCGATGGAGTGATTCATGTCGCCGAGGTGCTGTGGTGGCTCGATGTGGTCATGTCGCTGGCCTGCGGTGTGCTGATTCCCTACATGATGTTCACCCGTCAGGAGCACAGCATCGACCAGATGACAGCGGTCTGGCTGTTGCCTGTGGTCGCGGCGGAAGTGGCGGCCGCCAGTGGGGGCCTGTTGGCACCGCACTTGACCGATGCCCATTCGCAACTGGTGGTGCTGACAACCAGCTACGTGCTGTGGGCCTTTTCCCTGCCGGTGGCGTTCAGCATTCTGACGATTCTGTTGCTGCGCATGGCGCTGCATAAACTGCCGCACGAAAACATGGCCGCCTCCAGCTGGCTGGCGCTGGGGCCGATCGGCACCGGGGCGTTGGGCATGTTACTGCTGGGCGCCGATGCGCCGGCCATCTTTGCGGCCAACGGCCTGCCGGGCATCGGTGAAATTGCAGCCGGGTTGGGCCTGGTGGCCGGGATCACGCTGTGGGGCTTCGGCTTCTGGTGGATGCTGATGGCGGTGCTGATCACCGTGCGTTACCTGCGCGACGGTATCCCGTTCAACCTGGGCTGGTGGGGCTTCACCTTCCCGCTGGGCGTCTATTCTCTGACGACGTTGAAACTGGGCAGCACCTTGAACCTGGCGTTTTTCAATGTCTTTGGCTGCGTGCTGGTGGCGATGCTGGCGGTGATGTGGCTGATTGTCTCCAAACGCACAGTGCAGGGCGCGTGGCGGGGTGAGTTGTTTGTCTCGCCGTGCATTGCAGGATTAAAGAAATAAGCCGCAAAGATTAGGTAATGTGTGGCCTGGATCGACGTTCGACATTCCAATAGCAAATCGCCAAGCCACTCTTTACCCAATCTCAGGGACCCATGGAAGATGAGCCACCCCTCACAGTTCACCTTGCTTCGCACCCGGCGCTTCCTGCCGTTCTTTGTCACGCAGTCCCTCGGGGCGTTCAACGACAACATCTTCAAGCAGTCGTTGATCCTCGCCATTCTGTACAAGCTGACCATCGACGGTGACCGTTCGATCTGGGTCAACCTGTGCGCGTTGCTGTTTATCCTGCCGTTCTTTCTGTTCTCGGCGCTGGCCGGCCAGTTCGGGGAAAAGTTCGCCAAGGACGCGCTGATTCGACTGATCAAGCTCGGGGAAATCGCCATCATGGCGGTCGGCGCCGTGGGTTTCCTGTTCGATCACCTGTCGCTGATGCTGGTGGCGCTGTTTGCCATGGGCACGCACTCGGCGCTGTTCGGGCCGGTGAAATATTCGATCCTGCCCCAGGCGCTGCGTGAAGAAGAGTTGGTGGGCGGCAACGGGCTGGTGGAAATGGGCACGTTCCTGGCGATCCTCGCCGGGACTATCGGCGCCGGGATCATGATGTCGTCCAGTCATTACGCGCCCATCGTGTCCACCGCGATCATCGCTGTCGCGGTGCTCGGCTACCTGGCCAGTCGCAGCATTCCAAGGGCGGCGGCCTCGTCGCCGCAAATGCGCCTGAACTGGAACATCTTCAGCCAATCCTGGGCCACTTTGAAGCTGGGCCTGGGGCAAACGCCTGCGGTGTCGCGTTCCATCGTCGGCAACTCGTGGTTCTGGTTTGTCGGGGCGATTTATCTGACGCAGATCCCGGCGTATGCCAAGGAATGGATGCACGGCGACGAGACCGTGGTGACGCTGATTCTGACGGTGTTCTCGGTGGGCATCGCCCTCGGTTCGATGCTCTGCGAGAGGCTCTCCGGACGCAAAGTCGAGATTGGCCTGGTGCCGTTCGGCTCGTTTGGCCTGACGGTCTTTGGCTTGCTGCTGTGGTGGCATTCCGGCGGTATCCCAGACAGCGTTGCCGGCCACGGCTGGATCGAAATCCTTGGTTTTGGTCACGCCTGGCTGGTGCTGATCGACATTCTGGGCCTGGGGATTTTCGGCGGTTTCTACATTGTGCCGCTGTATGCGCTGATTCAGTCGCGCACCCCCGAGAACGAGCGGGCGCGGGTGATTGCCGCCAACAACATTCTCAACGCACTGTTCATGGTGGTGTCGGCGATTGTCTCGATCGTGCTCCTGAGCATGGTCGAGCTGTCGATTCCGCAGCTGTTTCTGGTGGTGTCGCTGCTGAACATCGGCGTCAACGCCTACATCTTCAGCATCGTGCCTGAGTTCACCATGCGTTTCCTGATCTGGCTGCTCAGCCATTCGATGTACCGCGTGGAGCATCGAAATCTCGATTTGATCCCGGATGAAGGCGCGGCATTACTGGTCTGCAACCATGTTTCGTTTGTGGATGCGTTGCTGATTGGCGGTGCGGTGCGTCGGCCGATTCGCTTTGTCATGTACTACAAGATCTACAACTTGCCGGTGCTGAACTTTATCTTTCGCACGGCAGGGACGATTCCGATTGCGGGGCGCCAGGAAGACATTCAAATCTACGAAAAAGCCTTCACGCGTATCGCTCAATACCTGAAGGACGGTGAACTGGTGTGCATCTTCCCGGAAGGCAAGTTGACCGCTGACGGGGAGATGAGTGAGTTCAAGGGCGGGCTGATGCGCATTCTCGAAGAGACGCCGGTGCCGGTGATTCCACTGGCGTTGCAAGGGTTGTGGGGGAGTTTCTTCAGCCGCGATCCGGGCAAGGGCTTGTTTCGTCGGTTGTGGTCGCGGGTGACGTTGGTGGCGGGGCCGGCGGTGGCGGTTGAGGCGGCGGAGCCGGCGACGTTGCAGGCGATGGTCGGGGATTTGCGTGGGGCCGTTAGATAGTCGGTGACTGTGAGGGCCTCTTCGCGGGCAAGCCTCGCTCCTGCGGGGTTTGTGGCATATCCATCATTCGGGATGCGCCAGAAACCCTGCAGGAAAGAGGCTGCCCGCGAAGGCCATCTAAAGGTCAGGCGCTGACCTTGAGCCCAATCAACCCGGCAATAATCAACGCCACACTGGCCAGCCTGAACAGCGCCATGGATTCACCAAACAAAATGATCCCGGCGATCACCGTGCCCACCGCACCCACACCGGTCCAGATCGCATAGGCCGTGCCCAGCGGCAATTCCTTCATGGCAAGGCCCAGCAAGCCAAGGCTGATCGCCATGGCGGCAACGGTCAATGCGGTGGGGAGAGGGCGGCTGAAACCATCGGTGTATTTCAGGCCGACGGCCCAGCCGACTTCGAACAGGCCGGCGAAAAACAGAATGATCCAGGACATGAAAGACCTCCATCGATTGACGGGGTCGTCCCCAGATTAATGACTCGATCGAGCCGCGAGGTCGTCCTCGCGTTGCGCCATAGAGTGCCCATCATTAACCCGGGGATCAAGTTTGCGGATTACTCGGCCGCTTGCTGAACTGCGGTTTCCCGGTCTTGTTTTTCGCTCATGCGACGGAAATACGTCGAGAGCAACGCCCCCGAAATGTTGTGCCAGACGCTGAACAGCGCACTAGGCACCGCCGCCAGTGGCGAGAAGTGCGCACTGGCCAACGCAGCACCGAGGCCGGAGTTCTGCATGCCGACTTCCAGCGCCAGGGATTTGCGTTGGGCCAGCGGCAACTTGAACAGGCGCCCGGTGAAGTAACCCAGCAGATAACCGAAGCTGTTGTGCAGCATCACCACAGCCATGATCAGCAGGCCGGACTCGGCAATCTTCGCCTGGCTGGCGGCCACGACGGCGGTGACGATGATCACGATGCTCACCACCGAAATCAGGGGCAATACTTCCACCGCATGACGCACCCGGCTGCCGAGCAAACGCTGGGCAACCACACCCAGCACGATCGGCAACAGCACCACTTGCAGGATCGACCAGAACAGCTCCATGAAGGACACCGGCAGCCACGCCGAGGCCAGCAGCCAGATCAGCGCCGGGGTCAGCAGCGGAGCGAGGAGGGTGGTGACGGCGGCGATGGCCACCGACAGCGCCAGGTCGCCGCGCGCCAGCCAGGTCATCACGTTCGACGAGGTGCCGCTTGGGCAGCAGCCGACCAGGATCACGCCGACGGCGATTTCCGGTGGCAGGTGAAACGCCTGGCAGAGCAACCACGCCACGCCGGGCATGATCACGAAATGTGCAACCACGCCCAGCGCCACGCGCCACGGATGGCGAGCGACTTCGGCGAAGTCTTCGAGTTTGAGTGTCAGGCCCATGCCGAACATCACCAGGCCCAGCAGCGGCACGATCGCGCCTTTCAGGCCGATAAACCACGTCGGCTGCAAGAACGCCACGACCGCGAAAATCAATACCCAGTAAGCGAAGGTGTTGCCGACAAAACGACTCAATGCAGCGAGGGCGCGCATGGCCTGATCCTTATTATTAAGTAACACCACAAAAACCAATGTGGGAGCGAGCCTGCTCG
This region of Pseudomonas mandelii genomic DNA includes:
- the sugE gene encoding quaternary ammonium compound efflux SMR transporter SugE, with amino-acid sequence MSWIILFFAGLFEVGWAVGLKYTDGFSRPLPTALTVAAMAISLGLLGLAMKELPLGTAYAIWTGVGAVGTVIAGIILFGESMALFRLASVALIIAGLIGLKVSA
- a CDS encoding MFS transporter, with the translated sequence MSHPSQFTLLRTRRFLPFFVTQSLGAFNDNIFKQSLILAILYKLTIDGDRSIWVNLCALLFILPFFLFSALAGQFGEKFAKDALIRLIKLGEIAIMAVGAVGFLFDHLSLMLVALFAMGTHSALFGPVKYSILPQALREEELVGGNGLVEMGTFLAILAGTIGAGIMMSSSHYAPIVSTAIIAVAVLGYLASRSIPRAAASSPQMRLNWNIFSQSWATLKLGLGQTPAVSRSIVGNSWFWFVGAIYLTQIPAYAKEWMHGDETVVTLILTVFSVGIALGSMLCERLSGRKVEIGLVPFGSFGLTVFGLLLWWHSGGIPDSVAGHGWIEILGFGHAWLVLIDILGLGIFGGFYIVPLYALIQSRTPENERARVIAANNILNALFMVVSAIVSIVLLSMVELSIPQLFLVVSLLNIGVNAYIFSIVPEFTMRFLIWLLSHSMYRVEHRNLDLIPDEGAALLVCNHVSFVDALLIGGAVRRPIRFVMYYKIYNLPVLNFIFRTAGTIPIAGRQEDIQIYEKAFTRIAQYLKDGELVCIFPEGKLTADGEMSEFKGGLMRILEETPVPVIPLALQGLWGSFFSRDPGKGLFRRLWSRVTLVAGPAVAVEAAEPATLQAMVGDLRGAVR
- a CDS encoding TDT family transporter, with the protein product MTCPNSTTLGSRPFSHLQHPLEAIRQFTPNWFAATMGTGVLALALAQLPVAIPGLKAVAEGLWLLNICLFVLFTAAYTARWVLFFDEARRIFGHSTVSMFFGTIPMGLATIINGFLVFGLPRWGDGVIHVAEVLWWLDVVMSLACGVLIPYMMFTRQEHSIDQMTAVWLLPVVAAEVAAASGGLLAPHLTDAHSQLVVLTTSYVLWAFSLPVAFSILTILLLRMALHKLPHENMAASSWLALGPIGTGALGMLLLGADAPAIFAANGLPGIGEIAAGLGLVAGITLWGFGFWWMLMAVLITVRYLRDGIPFNLGWWGFTFPLGVYSLTTLKLGSTLNLAFFNVFGCVLVAMLAVMWLIVSKRTVQGAWRGELFVSPCIAGLKK
- a CDS encoding bile acid:sodium symporter family protein, coding for MRALAALSRFVGNTFAYWVLIFAVVAFLQPTWFIGLKGAIVPLLGLVMFGMGLTLKLEDFAEVARHPWRVALGVVAHFVIMPGVAWLLCQAFHLPPEIAVGVILVGCCPSGTSSNVMTWLARGDLALSVAIAAVTTLLAPLLTPALIWLLASAWLPVSFMELFWSILQVVLLPIVLGVVAQRLLGSRVRHAVEVLPLISVVSIVIIVTAVVAASQAKIAESGLLIMAVVMLHNSFGYLLGYFTGRLFKLPLAQRKSLALEVGMQNSGLGAALASAHFSPLAAVPSALFSVWHNISGALLSTYFRRMSEKQDRETAVQQAAE